Within the Brienomyrus brachyistius isolate T26 unplaced genomic scaffold, BBRACH_0.4 scaffold58, whole genome shotgun sequence genome, the region GATGAAtggtcagaagatggatgaCCCTGGTGTGTGATGATGGGCTGCTTAGCTCACATGTAAACAGCTGTCCTGAGTCTGACCTTGTTGCAGTGAGAATTATAGTTCATATATAAACCATTAGAGATCAACTCTTCCAAATGATAGTGCTCCAGTAGGGGATTATTGGAGTGAGTTCAAACTGGCTAATGCACATCTATAAAAAATATCTCTGAATAAGTACTACCAGCTGAATAAGCTCAGGAAATGATGTTGAAACAGGAACTTGGATCAGTTCTGCTTTGGGCTGACCTGGCCAAACCATGTTTCCGGAAATTCTAACCTCTGCAAAAGACCCCTCGATCCACACAGACGTCCCTTCCACAAAGAGGTAGTTTAGTTTCAAAATGAAAGTCAGAGGCTGGCGTGTGGCTGTGTTACGTGTTTCCAAAATGTTCCGAGTGCCACTCGTTCTGAgacagggtggtggggggggcttaAATAATATTCAGGGTGGAGGTGACGGACACCCAGATGTGGCGGGTGGGCAGGGGATCAGCAGGCTGGCTGCCAAGTTCGAACCCAGGTCCGGGGGGGGCGGAGCACAAAGGCCAAGcaggcagccaatcaggaagCAGCAGGAGTGGCGCGCTCAGTTGCCGAAACGGCTCATCATCAGGCTGCGGCAGGCTTCGTAGGCCAGAAAGAGAGCGCCGTTGGCCGGCAAGGTGCGGATCAAGGTGGGCGTCAGGCCAGAGTACAGTGCACGGATGCctggatggatgggggggggagggggagagtcAGTAACCACATGGGGGTGCTGATGCACAACACAACCCGCCTCGCCGCCAGATCCTCACCCTCTACTTGGACGACGTCCACCAGCGTCTTGAGGAAACCTGCCTGCTGGCCTGTCATGGACAGCACCTGGATGCGGGATTTGACGCAGTCCATGGGGTACACCACCAGCCAGAGACAGGCGCCCCCGCATCCGCCGCTGAGCATTATGGGAACCACACCTGGCCGGTGACCGTGACGCAAAAGGAACAAGACACATAAATAAGGATAATTTCAGCGCAGCTCTCCCATAATACGCTGCCCTCCTGAACAGACTCAGTGATAAATGGAATCCAGAGACTAGgctagtgtgcgtgtgtgtacatgtgtgtcagAGGGGTACCGATGTCATCCTTGCCCGTGCCCAAGTAACGGGCGAATGAGGTCCGGCTCAGTTCATAGGCCCCGAAGAAGCAAAAGTATCCTGGCACCTCCCTGGCGATGGTACTGGTGAGGCCCTGGAAAAAGCCCAGGGGTCCGTCTTTCCGCATCACGTCCTGCACCACGGACCACAGCGTGCTGGTAACAGCAAAGGAACAGGAACGTTTCAGGCTGCAGCAAACCATGAGCCCGGGAAGATGGGTGTCGGGAACGGGGGCAACGCTGAACCCAACGCACCTCCGCCTGGTGGGGATCTTGCCCAGGGCTGCCATCTCGTGCATGGCCTGTAGGCGGCATTTGAGCAGCTCTGTGGGGCACAGAACTAGCGAGGAGAAGATGGAGGCGACTGAGCCAGCACAGGCCTTCTGGGTatcgctggtgggggggggggggggaagggagagagagagagagagagagagagagagagagagagagagaaagagagatagGAAGAAACAAGGAAAAGAAGGATAGAAAAACCGACAGGGACAAGAAGCGAGAGAGATTTCACTGAATTTTCCAGCACACTAGCTGTACCAGGAACCTTAAAATGCCAAAAAGGGAGCATTAAGCACTGAAATTCATGCTGCTAATTAGCTGATTCCTGTTGCCTCtttccaggatggggggggctctCACCTGAGGTCAGAGCTGGCACCGCCCTCAGCCCTGCCCCCACACACCAGCCGCACCACCTCCTGGCAGACGCCGTAGCCCATGAAGAGCACTGCGTTCTCGCCGACGTTGGCCAAGAGCGCGGGTGCGGTGCCCTGGTACAGCCCCCGCAGTCCCTCCTGCCTGTAGGTGGACAGGAAGCAGTGCAGGAAGCCACGGTACAGTAAAGGGAAGGTCTGCATCTTCACCTTGGCTGTGTCCAGTGGCTGGCCGCTGAACACGCAAGCTGCACCGCCTGTGGCAAGGGGAGATCACTGTGAAAAGGACCGCGGGTCCGACCTAAGACAGAGCAGAGCTCGGCATGGTTCTGACTGGCCGGATGCCCTGATACAGACGCCCAGGTGTTACTCGAGTCATGTTACCTATGGCTCCGGCGGAGAGGTCAATAGCCGCCTGGACCGCCGGGTGTGGTACCATGGTAACGGGGACTAGCAGGTTCCTTCCCAagggtctctgtgtctgtctactAGATAAAATACGGTAGGTCAGAGGTCAGGAAACAGGGACCTACTTACGCCTTCTTACTGGCTGCATACAGGTCTTGCTAAGCCGTCTTATTGAGGTATTTTTAAGTTATGAAAATCTGCATTCCAAAATACATGTGTATAGCTATAGCCTGATGTGAAGTATCAAAACCATTAACAGGCAATGAACCAGAATCAGGTATTCGGCAATTAACGTTCACTTCCTCTAGTGCTTCTCAGTGGCTATGAAATTGTTTTTATATGAAACAACAATGTATCAATGACTATAACAAAGACTTGATACAAAGAAGTATGCGGGGGCGGAGTTAATGACAACGTAAGAACGCGACACGTCACTGAAAAGAGCGTCCACGCTGGCCGAACCGGTTCTCCACAGTTGGAAAGGTGTCGGCTGTAATGTCGTCTCGTTGACGGTGCCTTGTTAAATTCATTTTGGTTATTTCGTATTCTTAGACCACATAAGATGCTTTATTTGGACTGTTTCAGTATTTCACTAATGTTTTTCCAGTTAATGCTGTTGCATAGGTCAAAAACGACCAAATGTTACTTAGTTAAGTAGCGTAATCACACCACTCCTTCTAGGACTCTAGACAGTTTACAAGAGATATCCCCACATCTCTTCTCATGCTAATGAGACTGGCAGCTGGAGTGGGGCGTGCAGAGCGCTCGCGCGAGGAATTCTGAGGCTGACGTCACTCACGACAAGAGTAAACCctttccagccatccatccccATTGTCTTGAACTAATTTATGAATGTGATCGAATGCATATTTTGTAATCAAATTAAATACTTACGTTTTATACTTCAGTTGTATGTTCACGATCATAATCTATTTTAAGTTCAGTACAGTAGGATACGTCGCATGTATCAATACAAAGTATAGCTTTGAATGCCGATTAAATTACACATAGAAAAATAACCCGCATTTTTTGCTGCCTGCGCTGCCCCAGAATTACACATTTTTCAGTCAACTTACCTCAAGTCCTAAACCTCCATGAAAGTTGGAGTTTCGGGTTATTGATTACCAGTATGAACCCCGGAGGTAACCCGCATCATCTGGAGTAGGGCAGGATACTTGCGGTTGCTCTAACCCCGTCCCCGAGGGAGTTACGGTCTACTTTCTTTGTTGTAAGAACAAGAACTGTTAAACTTACTGAAAAACTACTGGTGAGACTACTCCACTTGTATCAGAGGACAGTGAAAACAAGTCACGTGACATAATCGAATTATAGAAAGGTGATTGATGAAATGGTTAAAATACGTTGATGTATATCATCAATGTAGCATAAAATCTAGGTTGAAAAATTCATAAATAGTTATAGGGTACGTAGGCTATTTCCATGGCAAATCCGATATCTGGATACCGACGTTATTCCCTTCTATCCGACTGTTTTATTACATAAACGACAGTATGTTTAACCTCTCATTTTCTTCTTACATTATAGTTATATCAGTCTAGATAGTTTATGGCAATATATTGTTCACCTGCTAAACTTTTTTACATGATTAGAAGTAAATGTGGTAACTCCTATAAACGTGTTACATTGCTGATTAATCGCGGATTCCGATAAACACTTAAAATACTACACACGATTAtccaaaattaaataaacaagcaaaacaaacaaacaaacaaataaataaataaataaagataatCAACCATTCAAAATCTAATTTACCGTCGTTCAGTGACCTAAGCAGTCTTTGTAATGTGTTCGCGATCCTATGGTGTCAAGAGGTCTGTGTCTTTTAGTTATGATTTATAAATCCACTTTCGCATGTCTAAGAATAACTCAAGAAAACGCAAAACATACGCAGTATATAAAACTCACCCAATAACTTAAAGGATTTCAAATTAATTAATGTCCCACGCTTTCTGTAATATGAGAAATAGACGTTACATACATTTTCAGAATACTTAATAAACTGATTCGTGTGGATTAACGTATTTCCAAACCTCGAAACTCTTTAATATCAAATATCAAACTGTTAAGGAAACCGCGGAACACAAGTGCAGAGAGACGTTCTTCTGGTCGGACGTACTTAAGTGTTGCGACGGATATGTAACTTGCGTGTCCGCGCGACATTGTAGATCACTTTATGCTTTTGCGATGTACAGGAgagtaattttgtatttatccCACGGTCAACACCCTGTTGTTTTTTCTCAGGATGCGTGTTTatattccccacaatgtaattcaGCAGCGACGCTTCGCATTTTCAGGTAAACGAATGACATTGTGTCTTTCCGGAGTAGgtttgcacatttacctttgcttTATCGAATATAGTGAACTGTGTTTTATGGTGTTTGAGCAATATAAACATAGATGAAGCAATAACGAAAGTCTAGAATCTGAATTTGCAGGTTCCTGGGCTCTGTGGTCTACAAATAAACCACATGGAGATTGTTACTGTGGTGTAGCGTTGATTCCATTCACATAGCATATCCCCACTGTTCACGATGCAACCATAATTCTGTAGCAAGGTAAAATACGCCGTTTTGACGGTCTTCGTATAAGTAAGGATATTCCTATATAACTTTCAAGAATTTTTCATAATTATGGTCATTTGCTGACCTGATAGTGGGCACCTGGATTAGATTGTCTCTATAAAATCAGAAGGCTGTAAAACTCACATAAATTCTAAATTGCATTCAGTTATTGTCTTTGCGTATATTAGGTAATCCATGTAGTACAAAATCCTTTCCGTTTGGTGTGGCAATATGTTTAACATTTGAACCgctaaattaaaatgaaatatgaaCCGTGTTTGAAAGCAGCGTCACTAATGCGCTGTCTGGTTAGGAATCCTTTACGGATGTGTTTTGTGTCATTTCAGAGCTGCTGCCCCTTGTGGATACCGGGGCCTGAGCACTGGTCCTGTCTTGTGCAGTGAAATCGAAGATGAGTCCCCTCCTCCCAAGACAAAGGAGAAGGCGCAGGAGGAGAGAGCAGGGGAGAAGTCACCTCAGACAGGGAGGTCAGGGAAGGAGAAGCTGCTGGCTCTTCTCGGGGACATGAAGGTGCAGGTGACCACCAAGAGGAGAGCCAGGCCAATGGCGGCAGCCCCGGGCCCAGTGCAGAAGCAGCCGGAGCCGAGGCCTGGGGAGATGGAGAGCACCATCAGCATGTTCCAGAAGGCCACAGCAGCGGGGGGCAAGAGGTGACTGGGAAGGGGGTTCTACACGCCCTCCCGTGGCAGGAACACATACTGCAGTTTTATATTTATGTCTGCATGCTTGGCATGAAGAGGATGCTGAacaaaaattaatttaatttttatataggtCCTGTAGCTCAACAACCAGAGCATTGTTCTAACAactcaaaggttgtgggttcaaatccctgggagtCAACATACAGTGCCCTCCCAGTAGCCTCGTCTCCCTCTGAAAACCATTGAAGTTAAATTGATTCAGAGAAAAATAAATCCATCAAGAAAAATTGTAACAAGAACAGTTTTTGGCATCTCTGGAAATGACAGTGAACGCTACGGAACTGAAGCATATTTCCCAtgtaaattgtacatctttgagttgattggagtgTGTAGGAACCTTgaagctgtaatccatgacttcaTTAACTGGGATATAAATATGATGCGACACAGAGGCCGACTGTTGGctttttctcatttttcttcactgtggatttttttttctaaccctttttttttttttttacaaatctttacatggggtcccaataattgtggagggcgctgtaaaATATAACCCTTCCTCTTGCTACAAGTGGCTCTGGATAAAAACGCAGATAagtgaatgtaaatgtaaattctgAGAGCTGCAGGGCTGTGGCCCCACCTGACCCCAGCTGACCTTGATTGCCGTTCCAGGGACACCCTGAACCCAGTGCTGGTTGCGGCGGCGTCAGCGGCGGCTGCCTCCTTGGCCGACGGCAGCCGGGTGGAGTCAGAGCTCTTGCAGCAGCTGAGGAAGCATGAAGCCGTAGTCCAGGTCCAGGCTGGCCAGAGGGCCGACGGACACACGCTTGGGTGAGTgcggccagcaggtggcatggTGCTTAAGGAGCGACCGGTGTTCGCTATATTGGTGTGAATGACCGTTAGCTACCTTACATGCAATGAAGTAAAATATGTCAAATATTGCAACAACCAAGAGAAGTGTTCAGCATCTCAAAATTTCCTTAAATTTTTAACTCTTCAAAATGGCTCGCttttgcttcgatgacagcattacaGGCTCTTGGCTTTCTTTCAGCCAgtttccagatgtagccacctgagGGTATACCACAAAGCAGAATGTCTTCTTTTAGGCAGATAACTTGAGGCAAATgtattgtccaataggaatgtcaCACCTctcttcctattggacaattttcacatttggcttaagttatccagctaactgGGAATAGCCATCTagaatgcttctccaacagtgcTGAAGGAATTTTTATGAGTGTAAAATTGTGGGGGGCCAGGTCATCTCTCACAGCACAGTTCACAAAATAGTACAGTACTTGTGTAACCTCAGGGTGTGCTTAGGGTAATTTTTTATTGGAAAAATAAACGGTTTGCAGAAGA harbors:
- the LOC125724937 gene encoding mitochondrial ornithine transporter 1-like isoform X1, whose translation is MVPHPAVQAAIDLSAGAIGGAACVFSGQPLDTAKVKMQTFPLLYRGFLHCFLSTYRQEGLRGLYQGTAPALLANVGENAVLFMGYGVCQEVVRLVCGGRAEGGASSDLSDTQKACAGSVASIFSSLVLCPTELLKCRLQAMHEMAALGKIPTRRSTLWSVVQDVMRKDGPLGFFQGLTSTIAREVPGYFCFFGAYELSRTSFARYLGTGKDDIGVVPIMLSGGCGGACLWLVVYPMDCVKSRIQVLSMTGQQAGFLKTLVDVVQVEGIRALYSGLTPTLIRTLPANGALFLAYEACRSLMMSRFGN
- the mrps31 gene encoding 28S ribosomal protein S31, mitochondrial, whose product is MYRRVILYLSHGQHPVVFSQDACLYSPQCNSAATLRIFRAAAPCGYRGLSTGPVLCSEIEDESPPPKTKEKAQEERAGEKSPQTGRSGKEKLLALLGDMKVQVTTKRRARPMAAAPGPVQKQPEPRPGEMESTISMFQKATAAGGKRDTLNPVLVAAASAAAASLADGSRVESELLQQLRKHEAVVQVQAGQRADGHTLGNIIANMRVGRRGHLNQQAARHALDDDEDDGAAQRHAQARGMGGGPDGERKRRSQLTGKRLNIFSKTVEQDAVAAPTLTLWDLELANAIAAALKALPRNGFEEMIQWTKEGKLWRYPIDNEAGLEEEAHVPFHEHVFLERHLEDGFPKRGPVRHFMELVVLGLAKNPYLTVNQKVQHIAWFRDYFRAKEEVLSESGALQN
- the LOC125724937 gene encoding mitochondrial ornithine transporter 1-like isoform X2; the encoded protein is MQTFPLLYRGFLHCFLSTYRQEGLRGLYQGTAPALLANVGENAVLFMGYGVCQEVVRLVCGGRAEGGASSDLSDTQKACAGSVASIFSSLVLCPTELLKCRLQAMHEMAALGKIPTRRSTLWSVVQDVMRKDGPLGFFQGLTSTIAREVPGYFCFFGAYELSRTSFARYLGTGKDDIGVVPIMLSGGCGGACLWLVVYPMDCVKSRIQVLSMTGQQAGFLKTLVDVVQVEGIRALYSGLTPTLIRTLPANGALFLAYEACRSLMMSRFGN